In a single window of the Elaeis guineensis isolate ETL-2024a chromosome 4, EG11, whole genome shotgun sequence genome:
- the LOC105060819 gene encoding SH3 domain-containing protein 2 encodes MEAIRKQASRFREQVAKQQQAFLLQFSRRFGHDSGLVDEAELECHEKLQMLYGSTKAAKHLQRDIVRGVEAFISISLKQMEIVKKLAEDCRKYGTEYQNPSFVLATASLDFGTAHSLMEKERENLIKILGDQVCEPLRSMIVGAPLEDARLLTYHYERIRQDVEAQTAEVVRRQLKSKEVGASAESTVKLQHAEAKLSELEATLSALGREATAAMMAVEAQQQQITFQRLLAKVDAERAYHQSVASILDNLHDEMVQAKQHNESMLQSTTIKTNQPSQTVNEDPKTSQCADLLPLTEIEINMHSQTTNEDPKSSRSADIPENSLTTTYFVAEVIHPFDAQANGELNLSVGDYVVVRQVAPNGWSEGECKGRAGWFPSAYIEQREKAPASKETVGQVDYESGST; translated from the exons ATGGAGGCCATACGGAAGCAGGCCAGCAGGTTCAGAGAGCAAGTGGCCAAGCAGCAACAG GCATTTCTTCTGCAATTTAGTCGGCGTTTTGGCCATGATTCTGGTCTGGTCGATGAAGCTGAACTTGAATGCCACGAAAAGCTTCAGATGCTCTATGGTTCTACAAAAGCGGCAAAG CATCTTCAGCGGGATATTGTACGGGGTGTTGAAGCTTTTATCTCCATTAGTTTAAAGCAGATGGAAATAG TAAAAAAACTAGCTGAAGATTGTCGCAAATATGGAACTGAGTATCAAAATCCCAGTTTTGTTCTTGCAACGGCTTCTCTTGACTTTGGTACTGCTCACAGTTTGAtggaaaaagagagggagaatcTTATCAAAATTCTTGGAGATCAG GTCTGTGAGCCATTACGGTCAATGATAGTGGGAGCTCCTTTGGAGGATGCTCGCCTCTTGACTTATCATTATGAACGGATCAGACAAGATGTGGAAGCTCAG ACAGCTGAAGTTGTAAGACGCCAATTGAAGTCCAAGGAAGTTGGTGCTAGTGCAGAAAGTACGGTAAAACTTCAACATGCAGAAGCAAAATTATCAGAACTGGAAGCTACTTTATCAGCACTAGGGAGAGAAGCAACTGCTGCTATGATGGCTGTTGAGGCTCAACAGCAACAGATAACTTTCCAACGACTACTTGCAAAG GTTGATGCGGAGAGAGCTTACCATCAAAGTGTTGCCAGTATTCTAGACAATCTccatgatgag ATGGTTCAAGCAAAGCAGCATAATGAGTCCATGTTACAGTCAACAACAATCAAGACTAATCAGCCTTCTCAAACTGTAAATGAAGATCCGAAGACCAGTCAGTGTGCTGATCTCTTGCCTTTAACAGAAATTGAGATTAACATGCATTCTCAAACTACAAATGAAGATCCCAAGTCAAGTCGATCTGCTGATATCCCAGAAAATAGCCTGACTACTACATATTTTGTTGCAGAA GTTATTCACCCATTTGATGCTCAAGCAAATGGGGAGCTAAATCTCTCGGTTGGTGATTATGTTGTGGTCCGCCAG GTAGCACCTAATGGATGGTCCGAAGGCGAATGCAAGGGAAGGGCTGGTTGGTTCCCCTCTGCTTATATAGAGCAGCGGGAAAAAGCCCCAGCGAGCAAG GAAACTGTCGGCCAAGTGGATTACGAGAGCGGCTCAACCTAA